The DNA sequence CCGCCGCCTTGCGCGTCGCCCGGCGACGCGGACGGGCGGGCGGAGCGGCGGACGCGGCATCGGGGCCGGACGCGGAGCCACTCGCGGTGACCACGGCGGCATCGGCGACCGACGCGGCCTCGGACGAGCCGGCGGAACCGGCCTGATCAGCCGGTATGGCCGGTACGGAGGGCGTGGTGACCTCGGCGTCGCTCACGGCACCGGCCGGCGGGCCGGCCGGGCGGGAGGCCGCACGGCGGCGGCGCGGCGGCAGGGTGTCGCTGGGCGTGCTCTCGATGGCATCCCCGGGCGCCGCGGCACGCGCCGCTGACGGCCCAAGGGGCTGGAAAGGTTGGGTCGGCTCAATTGGTTCGAGCATGCGGGCGTTTCTCCCGTCACGCTCCCGGGCGCCGCGCCTGCCTCCGGCCGGCCACCCGCGCACTGTGCGCGGGTGCCGCCGCCCGGGGCGCGGTCGCCGCACGGGAGCTGTCGTCTCGCTCGCCGGGACCGGATATCTCGGGACCGGCGAAAGTCTCCTGGTCAGTGCGCCAGCCGGACCCGGGTGGCTCCCAAGTGCATCGGCGGCGCATCGACGGCGGTCCTACGCGGGACCTTCCGGCGCCATCGCGGCGGTCAGCTCGGCGGCCGCGGTTGGGGCGGCTTGAGCTGCCTCGCGATCGGGCGCGAGCGGGTCGGTCACCGTGCCGGACTCCTCATCGAGCAGCCCCTGCGCCAGCCTGGTCACCGCTGCGGGGACCGGCGGCGCCAGGTCGGCCGTAGCGCGGAGACCGGACAGGACGTCGTCGGGTCGCACGGCAGGTGTCAGATGCCGTACCACCAGCCGCAGTATCGCACAGCCACCGTCGCCTGGCCTATCGGACGGCGGCGGAAACGCCTCCAGCCGGGCCACCGCGGCCCGGGTGTCGAAGGTTCGCAACCCATTTTTCGTCCGGCGTTCCACCTCGACCGTGTCGGCCTCGAGGAAGGCGGCGACGGCTCGCTCGGCCTCCGCGGGGGCGACCTGGTCGAGCCGGATCTCCCATACGGACGCCTGTAGCCGGTCGGCGAGTCCCGAGGTCCGGGCCTCGACGGCGTCGATGACGTCGAGCCCCGCGGGCAGCGACTCGTCGAGGAGCGCACGCAGCTTCTCGGGGTCACGCGCCGCGGTCAGCTGGATCTCCAGGTACTCCGCCTCGCTGCCGGTGCCGGTGGGTGCGGCATTGGCGTACGACACCTTGGGGTGCGGGGTGAAGCCCGCCGAGTAGGCCATCGGCACCTCGGCGCGGCGCAGCGCCCGCTCGAAGGCGCGCTGGAAGTCGCGGTGGCTGGTGAACCGGAGGCGGCCGCGCTTGGTGTAACGCAAACGGATGC is a window from the Streptomyces luomodiensis genome containing:
- a CDS encoding TIGR03936 family radical SAM-associated protein, which codes for MQRIRLRYTKRGRLRFTSHRDFQRAFERALRRAEVPMAYSAGFTPHPKVSYANAAPTGTGSEAEYLEIQLTAARDPEKLRALLDESLPAGLDVIDAVEARTSGLADRLQASVWEIRLDQVAPAEAERAVAAFLEADTVEVERRTKNGLRTFDTRAAVARLEAFPPPSDRPGDGGCAILRLVVRHLTPAVRPDDVLSGLRATADLAPPVPAAVTRLAQGLLDEESGTVTDPLAPDREAAQAAPTAAAELTAAMAPEGPA